One Vicugna pacos chromosome X, VicPac4, whole genome shotgun sequence DNA window includes the following coding sequences:
- the LOC140691776 gene encoding melanoma-associated antigen 8-like: MMAELMGFLLHKYRTKQPTSKEEMLNAVLRDDQDHFPVVLSQASECLQLVFGVDVKEVDPREHLYVLVPTLGLTYDGMQDNGQSMPNTGLLVILLGVIVLEGDFAPEEAVWRALSKMGLCAGREHFIYGEPRELITNVWVQEGYVEYRQVANSDPARYEFLWGPRAYTETSKLQVLEHFLRVNRRGPSSFPSLSEERVSDEEEGA, encoded by the coding sequence ATGATGGCTGAACTGATGGGCTTCCTGCTCCACAAGTACCGCACAAAGCAGCCGacctcaaaagaggaaatgctgaatgcggtcctcagagatgaccaggaccacttccctgtggtcttgagccaagcctctgagtgtctgcagctggtctttggggtggatgtgaaggaggtggaccccagggagcacttgtatgtcctggtccccaccctgggcctcacctacgATGGCATGCAGGACAACGGGCAGAGCATGCccaacactggcctcctggtgatacttctgggtgtgattgtcctggagggcgactttgctcctgaggaggcagtctggcgagcacttagcaagatggggctgtgtgctgggagggagcacttcatctacggggagcccagggaactcatcaccaacgtgtgggtgcaggaggggtacgtggagtaccggcaggtggccaacagcgatcccgctcgctacgagttcctgtggggtccccgggcctacacggagaccagcaagctgcaagtcctggaacatttcctcagggtcaatagaaggggtcccagttctttcccatccctgtctgaagagcgagtgagtgatgaggaagagggggcctga